The sequence GCCACGCCAGCGCAGGGTCCGGTGCGGCAGTCCAAGTTCGGTTGCCAGGCGCTTGACCTCGCGCGCCTCGCGCGCCGCTTCCGGGCGCAGGCCGTGATCGACGGTGACGACGGTGAGCTCAGGGCCGCGCGCAAGAGCGCGCCGCCAGCGCGCGGCGAGCCACATCAGCGCGACCGAGTCGGGCCCGCCGGAGACCGCGAGCACCAGCGCCGGCGCAGCCTTCAGGTCGGCGAAGAGCCGCCTCGCCTCACGCGCGGAGATTGGTGAATTGTCGTCGTCTGACATGACGCGGCCCGGCATCATCGGCGGATGGTCCGCAATGTTTAGCGCAGCACCATCCGCATTGTCAGGACCCGGACGCCTGGTGTCAGCACTTCACCCGCTTCTGCTCGCGGTCGACCGCGGCTTTGACGCCGGCGGAGGCGCGCGGATATTTGCGGCCGACCTCACCGAAGGCGGCGCAGGCAGCCTCTTTCTCCTTCAGGGCGGCAAGCGACTGGCCGAGCCGCAACAGCGCGTCCGGCGCCTTGGCCGATTTCTCGTATTTGGTGGTGACGGCGAGGAAGGCTTCCGCGGAGTCGCGATATTGCTGGCGCTGGAAGTAGCTCTCGCCGAGCCAGTATTGCGCATCGCCGAGCAGCGGATCGCTCGGGTATTTCTGCGCGAAATTCTTCATGGTCTGCTCGGCCAGCGCATAGTCCTTGCGCTGCATGTAGCCGATGCCGAGATCGAACTCGTCGCGCGGCGTCGCCGAGGGCGGCAGCGTGGTCAGGCCGGCGCCGCCAGACGGTGCGGGATAGCCGGATTGGGCCGGCGGATAGCCGGGCCGCGCGGCCGGAGGAGCAGCCTGCTGCTGATAGCGGGGGCTGGTGTTGGCGAGATCCAGCGGCTCGCCGGCGCCGCGGCCGCCGGGCGCTCCAATGGGGGGACCCGCCGGCATCGGCTGCGGGCCGCCGCCGAGCGCGCGCGGCGCGCCGGGCGCGTTGGGATTCTGGTTCGGATCGAAGGCATCGCCGCGGCGGCGCGTGCCGGGGGCGCCGGGCGCCGGCTGCTCCTGCACGATCGGTGCGGGCGCGGCGATCTGCGGCTGCTCGTAGTTCGGTTGCACGGCCTGCTGCTGCGGCTGTTGCTGGCGATATCCCGGGGCGACTTGGCCTTGTCCGATCTGAGCGGGCGGCATCGCCGCGACGCTGGGCGCCTGTCCGGGCGCAGCTTGTGCGCCACCTTCGAGCGCCCGCAGCCGCTCCTCGAGCTGGCGGTTGCGATATTGCAGCTCTTCGTTCTGGCCGGTGAGCTGGCGCAGCTGGTTCTCCAGCCGCTCGATCCGCATCTCGGGATCGGCATCATCGGACTGCGCAAAGATCGATTGTGCAAGCGCGGGCGAGCACAAGGAGAGCAGCGCGGCAGTCGCCACGGTGCCGGTAAAGACCTTAAATCTGGATGACATCTTGCCCTGACGACAAAAGCGAAATGGCCTGCGACGGAACATTCGAGGCGCCACACATCGAAGTGGAGTACGCCAAAAATGTGACTGGTACCAAGGGGTTTCTGTCACAGAATGCTGAAACGAAACCGGCGCCCGAGAGGGCGCCGGCATAATCGGTTTCTAAAGATGAACGGCGGCTGACTGATCGTCAGGAGCTCGCGTTCAAGACGGTGACGGCGCGCCGGTTCTGCGACCAGCAGGAGATGTCGTTACAGACGGCGACCGGCCGCTCCTTGCCGTAGGAGATCGTGCGCATGCGGTTCGGATCGATGCCGCGCGAGGCGAGGAACGAACGCACCGACTGGGCTCTGCGAGCGCCGAGGGCGATGTTGTATTCGCGGGTGCCGCGCTCGTCGGCATGGCCTTCGATGGTGAAGCTGTAGCGCGGATAGGTCTGGAGCCACTGCGCTTGCTTCTCCAGGGTCACGATCGCCTGCGGGGTCAGATCGGTCTGGTCGCTTTCGAAGAACACGCGGTCGCCGACATTGACCACGAAGTCCTGCTGGCTGCCGGGCGTCGCCGCGTTGGCCATCGCATCCGTCGCAGCATTCTTGTTGGCGCAGGCGCCCATCGACAGCGCGACGGCAAGCACCGCGACCAGCTTCAATCCCTGGAGGATACGCATAGGATGTTTCATTCCGGAGCCTCCACGCTCGCGTTAGTCCACTGCTGTCCGGTCTACAGGGGGTTGGTTAAGCGAACGTTCCGTCAACCTTGACGGAACCTTGCCTCAGCCGCTCAAATGCCCCCAACCAGCGAAAAGCAAACGCCATGGTTAATGGGTTGTAAATGTGGCGCGAGGGTGAAGGCAAGTCGCACGGCCGGCAAAAACCCCTGCGTTTGCTGGAATTTTGGGCCGGTGTTGTCTGCGTCCCCGGCCGCACGGGCCGGTTGGAGGCAAAATTGCGGGCCGACCTTCAGGCCTGCGCCGTGCTCGCGACGAGCACCGGGCGCGGCACGGCAGCGCGCACGTTCCCCCGGTCGAACAGCATGCGCCGCTCGAAGGCGCTCGAGCGCATGATCGGGAAGCGGGTCAGGACCCGCTCGCGGAGGCTGCGGAAATCGGAAGCCATCAAGGCGACCGGCTTCAGCACGTTCGGGAACGAACGCGGCTCCGTGATCGCCTCGTGCAGGAAGACCCGGCGGTAGAACGCCTGATGCTCCGCCCGGACCTGCGCCAGCCCGGTGTCCGCGTTGAAATGGTCGCAAGCCAGATAGGCAAGGCGCAGGGTGACGTAGGGCAGCTCCGGAAACCGCCGGGCCTGCTCCGGATCGGCAACGAAGCGCGCCGGATCGACGAAAACCTCGCCGCGGTCGAGACGGGGGTGAAGCACGTCGCCGAACAACTCGGTCGCATAGGACATGCGCTGGTCCGACGTCAGGATGTGCAGGCGGACGGAGCTGCAGAGTTCGCCATCGACGTGAATCCCGAACGTCCAGGCGTTCGGCGCATCGTCATAGCGGTCGCTGACGCGACGGGACTCCGCCGGCAGGATCAATCCGCCGTGCAGATAAGCGCGATAGCGCATTTGATAGAGGCGGTCTTTATCTTCCGGAGTTTCGATGAGCCTGTAGTCGACCCGATCAAAAATCCCTGCCCCCCGCATCAACAGCGGAGCGCGCGGCTCGGCCCGGGATTCCATCTGATACTCCACTCGTCCAGCAACTTCCGCGAGTTTAAAACATTAACGCCTCCTTAACCGAATTGCAAAGGCTTGAATCGATTACGGTTAACCCCCCGTACGACTACGGTGGCGCTGTAACGCGCAGAAAACGACGGGAAATCTCGAGGCTTGAGAATCAGGCGAACGAGCGTGAGGAGAGCGCAACGACCTGACCGTCTTGCAGCCGACGACCATGCGAGGCGTTGAGCAATTGGCGCACGCGCACCGCCGGCACCGGCCGGCTGAACAGATAGCCCTGTCCCTCGGTCACCGTGCCGTCCGCACTGATCAGTTCGAGCTGCTCATTGGTCTCGATGCCCTCGACCACGACGGACATGCCGAGATCCGCCGACAGCCGTGCCACGCCGCGCAGCAGCGTCAGCGGCCGGTCGGTGTCGATGCCCTCCAGGAAGGAGCGATCGATCTTCACCTTCTGCATCGGGAAATTATGCAGATAGCTGAGGCTGGAATAGCCGGTCCCGAAATCGTCGAGCGAGATGCGCACGCCGAGCGCATGCAATTGCGACAGGATGTCGTGCGTGAGCTGGGTGTTGCGCAGCAGCGAGGATTCCGTGATCTCGATCTCCAGGCGGTGGGCCGGAAGCCCCGAGACCTCGAGCGCGTAGCGGATCTCGCTCAGCACGTCGCGCTGATGGAATTGCTGCGGCGAGAAATTCACGGCGACGCTGACGCCCTCCGGCCACTTCATGCATTCCATGCAGGCGCGGCGCAGGATCCAGCGGCCGAGATCGACGATCAGGCCCATGTCTTCGGCGACCGGGATGATGTCGACCGGCGAGACAGTGCCGCGCACCGGATGATTCCAGCGCAGCAGCGCCTCGCAGGTGGTGATCTTGCCGGACCTCAAATTGACCAGCGGCTGATAGAAAAGCTCGAACTCCTCGTTGGCGAGCGCCTTGCGCAGGTCGAGCTCGAGGATGCGGCGGGCTTCGACGGTCGCCGCCATCTCGTCGCGGAAGAAGCAGAAGGTGCCGCGGCCGTCGGCCTTGGCGCGATACAGCGCCATGTCGGCGTTCTTGAGCAGCGTGTCGGCGCTGGTGCCATCCGGCGAGGTCAGCGCGATGCCGACGCTGGCGCCGATCTCGACCAGATGGTTGTCGATGCGATAGCGCTCGCTCAGCCGCTCGACGATGCGGCGGGCAAGGCTGGCGGCATCCTCGGGCGAGGACAGGTTCTGCTGGAACACGACGAACTCGTCGCCGCCAAAACGGGCGACGAAATCCTCCGGGCGCAGCATCTCGCGCAGGCGGTTGGCGACCGCGCACAGGAGCTGGTCGCCGCAGGGATGACCGAGCGTGTCGTTGACCTGCTTGAACTGATCGAGATCGATGAACAGCAGCGCGGAGAGCCGCTCGGCGTGGTGCGCGCTCGCCAGCAGCCGCTCGATCTCGTCGCGGAAGCTGACGCGGTTGGGCAGCGCCGTGAGCTCGTCGTAGCGAGCCAGATGGCTGATCTTCGCCTCGGCACTCTTGCGCTCGGTGATGTCCTCGAGCAGGAGGACAGCACCTCCGTCCGTCATGGGCTGAATGGTCCATGACAGCGTACGCCCGCGTGCGAGGTCGGGATCCGTCGTCACGATCTCCCTGTTGCGGAGCTCGCGGATGCCCTGCAGGATCAGATCACCGCTGTCCTTCGAGATGGATTGGGCATCGACGCAAGCCGCGATGATGCGCGACGCACTGGCGCCGCTCTTCACGAGATCGTCGGGCAGGCTCATCATCTCGCCGAAACGGTAGTTCATGACCGCGAGCTGGCCGTCGACGTGGAACATGCACAGGCCGTGCGGCATGTTGTTCAATGCGGTGTCGAATTGGCCGGCCAGCGCCGCTTCGCGCTCGCGCGCGGCCAGTGCGCGCATGAATATCCGGTGCAGATTGGCCGAGATGCCCATCAGCGAGAACAGGAAAGCCGCGCTGACGATCGACATCGCGACGTAGAACGGCGTGCCGCGCAGCGCGAGGGCAATGACGATCGGAACGAAGACGAGGCTGACCTGGAGTTGAAAGATCCAT comes from Bradyrhizobium sp. CCGE-LA001 and encodes:
- a CDS encoding N-acyl amino acid synthase FeeM domain-containing protein → MESRAEPRAPLLMRGAGIFDRVDYRLIETPEDKDRLYQMRYRAYLHGGLILPAESRRVSDRYDDAPNAWTFGIHVDGELCSSVRLHILTSDQRMSYATELFGDVLHPRLDRGEVFVDPARFVADPEQARRFPELPYVTLRLAYLACDHFNADTGLAQVRAEHQAFYRRVFLHEAITEPRSFPNVLKPVALMASDFRSLRERVLTRFPIMRSSAFERRMLFDRGNVRAAVPRPVLVASTAQA
- a CDS encoding putative bifunctional diguanylate cyclase/phosphodiesterase translates to MQFASQSEEPEQASPKISAALIDSLFEAPRPLLAGLVFVSIGAALTALKTGEPLIWACVGCLVFAGIIRAFDLHLYQKRKSALTAEGATRWQKRYQIGAMIQAAAIGTWCSTTLLASDDAVAHMIALSVTTGIAAGGAGRAYGRQWIFQLQVSLVFVPIVIALALRGTPFYVAMSIVSAAFLFSLMGISANLHRIFMRALAAREREAALAGQFDTALNNMPHGLCMFHVDGQLAVMNYRFGEMMSLPDDLVKSGASASRIIAACVDAQSISKDSGDLILQGIRELRNREIVTTDPDLARGRTLSWTIQPMTDGGAVLLLEDITERKSAEAKISHLARYDELTALPNRVSFRDEIERLLASAHHAERLSALLFIDLDQFKQVNDTLGHPCGDQLLCAVANRLREMLRPEDFVARFGGDEFVVFQQNLSSPEDAASLARRIVERLSERYRIDNHLVEIGASVGIALTSPDGTSADTLLKNADMALYRAKADGRGTFCFFRDEMAATVEARRILELDLRKALANEEFELFYQPLVNLRSGKITTCEALLRWNHPVRGTVSPVDIIPVAEDMGLIVDLGRWILRRACMECMKWPEGVSVAVNFSPQQFHQRDVLSEIRYALEVSGLPAHRLEIEITESSLLRNTQLTHDILSQLHALGVRISLDDFGTGYSSLSYLHNFPMQKVKIDRSFLEGIDTDRPLTLLRGVARLSADLGMSVVVEGIETNEQLELISADGTVTEGQGYLFSRPVPAVRVRQLLNASHGRRLQDGQVVALSSRSFA
- the pal gene encoding peptidoglycan-associated lipoprotein Pal; its protein translation is MKHPMRILQGLKLVAVLAVALSMGACANKNAATDAMANAATPGSQQDFVVNVGDRVFFESDQTDLTPQAIVTLEKQAQWLQTYPRYSFTIEGHADERGTREYNIALGARRAQSVRSFLASRGIDPNRMRTISYGKERPVAVCNDISCWSQNRRAVTVLNASS
- the ybgF gene encoding tol-pal system protein YbgF → MSSRFKVFTGTVATAALLSLCSPALAQSIFAQSDDADPEMRIERLENQLRQLTGQNEELQYRNRQLEERLRALEGGAQAAPGQAPSVAAMPPAQIGQGQVAPGYRQQQPQQQAVQPNYEQPQIAAPAPIVQEQPAPGAPGTRRRGDAFDPNQNPNAPGAPRALGGGPQPMPAGPPIGAPGGRGAGEPLDLANTSPRYQQQAAPPAARPGYPPAQSGYPAPSGGAGLTTLPPSATPRDEFDLGIGYMQRKDYALAEQTMKNFAQKYPSDPLLGDAQYWLGESYFQRQQYRDSAEAFLAVTTKYEKSAKAPDALLRLGQSLAALKEKEAACAAFGEVGRKYPRASAGVKAAVDREQKRVKC